One region of Desulfitibacter sp. BRH_c19 genomic DNA includes:
- a CDS encoding flagellar protein export ATPase FliI — protein MNDLGSSVNLQKQINKISGITPYSFIGKVARVIGLTIEVKGIKAFIGEICHVMVLDESVLTEVVGFKDYYTLLMPLGDFKGISPGCRVYSTGKNHRIPVGDGLLGKVLDGLGNTLDASSLNGINDFYPVIAKPPNPLDRKAISSILTTGIKAIDGFLTLGEGQRIGIFSGSGVGKSTLMGMIARKSSADINVIGLIGERGREVLEFIEKDLGKEGLQRSVVVVVTSDQPALLRIKGSFIVHAIAEYFRDQGKKVMLMMDSVTRFAMAQREVGLAVGEPPTTKGYTPSVFALLPKLLERSGNTKKGSITALYNVLVDGDDFNEPIADAVRGILDGHIVLSRELAARNHFPAIDVLDSISRLMVNIVDDTQQSTAGEIRTNLAVYRQNEDLISIGAYVKGSNPKIDKAIALNDKINQLLCQDINEVYPYNETRNLMTGLINQG, from the coding sequence CTGAATGATTTGGGTAGTTCAGTCAATCTACAAAAGCAGATTAATAAAATATCTGGTATTACTCCATACTCTTTTATTGGCAAGGTTGCAAGAGTAATAGGATTGACCATAGAAGTCAAAGGCATTAAAGCATTTATTGGTGAGATTTGTCATGTAATGGTACTCGATGAGAGTGTTCTTACAGAAGTGGTTGGTTTTAAAGATTATTACACACTATTGATGCCACTAGGAGACTTTAAAGGGATATCGCCTGGATGCCGGGTTTACTCTACAGGAAAAAACCACAGAATACCTGTTGGGGATGGTCTCTTAGGCAAAGTATTGGATGGTCTTGGTAATACATTAGATGCAAGCTCATTAAATGGAATTAATGACTTCTATCCTGTTATTGCTAAACCACCAAATCCATTGGACAGAAAAGCTATCAGTAGCATACTTACTACAGGCATCAAGGCAATAGATGGATTTCTTACGCTAGGAGAAGGTCAAAGAATTGGTATATTTTCAGGTAGTGGTGTTGGTAAGAGTACTCTAATGGGGATGATTGCCAGAAAGAGCTCTGCAGATATAAATGTTATTGGTCTAATAGGAGAAAGAGGAAGGGAGGTACTTGAATTTATTGAAAAGGATCTTGGTAAGGAAGGCTTGCAAAGGTCTGTAGTTGTAGTAGTTACATCAGACCAACCTGCTTTGTTGAGAATTAAAGGGTCCTTTATTGTCCATGCGATTGCAGAGTACTTTAGAGATCAAGGGAAAAAGGTAATGCTTATGATGGATTCAGTTACTAGATTTGCTATGGCCCAGAGGGAAGTAGGGCTGGCTGTTGGGGAACCACCAACAACTAAAGGCTACACTCCATCAGTTTTTGCGCTTTTGCCGAAGCTTCTTGAAAGGTCAGGTAACACCAAGAAGGGTTCAATTACCGCACTTTATAATGTGCTAGTAGATGGTGACGATTTTAATGAACCAATAGCTGATGCTGTAAGAGGTATATTAGATGGACATATTGTACTGTCTCGGGAACTAGCAGCAAGAAACCACTTCCCAGCAATAGACGTTCTTGATAGCATTAGTCGCCTCATGGTCAACATTGTTGATGACACACAGCAATCCACTGCTGGTGAAATCAGGACTAATCTTGCAGTATATAGACAAAATGAAGATTTAATAAGCATAGGTGCCTATGTGAAGGGTTCTAATCCGAAAATAGACAAAGCAATAGCATTGAATGATAAGATTAACCAGCTTCTTTGCCAGGATATTAATGAGGTTTACCCTTATAATGAGACAAGGAATTTAATGACAGGGCTAATTAATCAAGGGTAG